AATAAAAAGATACAAATACCAATTTTTGTCTATACTTATGTTTATGAGTAAAGCAGCTAACACCGCATCAGCCAGCCCTAAACAAGTTCACCTTGCCCTTGAGACGTTGGGGGCAGATTTACGTATTGCACGTTTGCGGCGGGGCGAGTCGTTGCGTTCGTGGGCGGTACGGGTGGGTGTTTCTGTGCCTACGTTGCAGCGTATGGAGGCGGGTGATCCGTCGGTTGGGGTGTCGGTGTATGTGATGGCGCTTTGGTTGGTCGGGAAGATTC
The sequence above is drawn from the Thiothrix subterranea genome and encodes:
- a CDS encoding helix-turn-helix domain-containing protein, producing the protein MSKAANTASASPKQVHLALETLGADLRIARLRRGESLRSWAVRVGVSVPTLQRMEAGDPSVGVSVYVMALWLVGKIQHVANLADPASDEQALAIELAKLPKGRS